In the Oncorhynchus keta strain PuntledgeMale-10-30-2019 chromosome 29, Oket_V2, whole genome shotgun sequence genome, one interval contains:
- the LOC127913438 gene encoding golgin subfamily A member 6-like protein 7 translates to MEVSQISATNAALSASEETEQLREETEQLREETEQLREETEQLREETEQLREETEQLREETEPLREETEKLREETEQLREETEQLREETEQLREETEQLREETEQLREETEPLREETEKLREETEQLREETEQLREETEQLREETEQLGGQLREETEQLREETEPLREETEQLREEMEQLREETEPLREETEQLREETEQLREETEQLREETEQLRGM, encoded by the coding sequence ATGGAGGTATCTCAGATCTCTGCGACAAACGCGGCATTGAGTGCCTCGGAGGAGACGGAACAGCTGAGGGAGGAGACGGAACAGCTGAGGGAGGAGACGGAACAGCTGAGGGAGGAGACGGAACAGCTGAGGGAGGAGACGGAACAGCTGAGGGAGGAGACGGAACAGCTGAGGGAGGAGACGGAACCGCTGAGGGAGGAGACGGAAAAGCTGAGGGAGGAGACGGAACAGCTGAGGGAGGAGACGGAACAGCTGAGGGAGGAGACGGAACAGCTGAGGGAGGAGACGGAACAGCTGAGGGAGGAGACGGAACAGCTGAGGGAGGAGACGGAACCGCTGAGGGAGGAGACGGAAAAGCTGAGGGAGGAGACGGAACAGCTGAGGGAGGAGACGGAACAGCTGAGGGAGGAGACGGAACAGCTGAGGGAGGAGACGGAACAGCTGGGAGGACAGCTGAGGGAGGAGACGGAACAGCTGAGGGAGGAGACGGAACCGCTGAGGGAGGAGACGGAACagctgagggaggagatggaacaGCTGAGGGAGGAGACGGAACCGCTGAGGGAGGAGACGGAACAGCTGAGGGAGGAGACGGAACAGCTGAGGGAGGAGACGGAACAGCTGAGGGAGGAGACGGAACAGCTGAGAGGGATGTGA